In Maridesulfovibrio sp., a single genomic region encodes these proteins:
- the rseP gene encoding RIP metalloprotease RseP yields the protein MTWILDFILVLGGLIFFHELGHFLAARMLGIGVKTFSLGFGPRLAGITWGSTNYRLSLIPLGGYVSLAGEERDTTEDSGFEEKELFMGRPPWHRMIVVAAGPLFNFLLAWLIFWIIILTHGQMGLAPEVGKLQPESPALAAGLQEGDTVLSIDGKNIIFWSDLAQTIQSSTTDSLDFVINRDGRELNIVIRPQVQELKNIFGETIRRPVVGIIASGESKTLKLDGISGAVAAAEQTWSVTRLICTSIVKMVERVVPMDSIGGPIMIAQAIKQQSERGLLQLLQFTAFISINLGLLNLLPIPVLDGGHLLFFGIETVMRRPLNEKLQAVATKAGLIFLLCLMTFAIINDLTREVLK from the coding sequence ATGACGTGGATACTAGATTTTATCCTGGTCCTCGGAGGCTTGATTTTTTTCCATGAACTTGGACATTTCCTCGCGGCAAGAATGCTGGGGATCGGGGTCAAGACCTTTTCTCTGGGATTCGGGCCGCGTCTTGCCGGAATAACATGGGGAAGTACCAACTACAGACTCTCGCTTATCCCTCTGGGGGGCTACGTAAGCCTGGCCGGAGAGGAGAGAGACACTACAGAAGACAGCGGATTTGAGGAAAAAGAGCTTTTCATGGGACGTCCGCCGTGGCACCGCATGATTGTAGTGGCAGCAGGCCCCTTGTTCAACTTTCTGCTGGCATGGCTCATCTTCTGGATAATCATCCTGACCCACGGACAGATGGGACTTGCTCCCGAAGTGGGTAAACTCCAGCCTGAAAGCCCGGCTCTCGCTGCCGGACTGCAGGAAGGGGACACGGTTCTTTCAATAGACGGCAAGAACATAATTTTCTGGTCAGACCTTGCCCAGACCATACAGAGCAGCACCACCGACAGCCTTGATTTCGTCATCAATCGTGACGGCAGGGAACTGAATATAGTCATCAGACCGCAGGTTCAGGAACTGAAAAACATCTTCGGCGAAACAATTCGCCGTCCGGTTGTCGGGATCATCGCCTCCGGAGAATCCAAGACCCTGAAACTGGACGGAATTTCCGGAGCAGTTGCTGCGGCGGAACAGACCTGGAGCGTGACAAGACTCATCTGCACCAGCATCGTGAAAATGGTCGAGCGAGTGGTGCCCATGGACTCCATAGGCGGTCCCATAATGATCGCCCAGGCCATCAAACAGCAATCGGAACGCGGACTGCTGCAACTGTTGCAGTTTACCGCTTTCATCAGCATCAACCTGGGGCTTTTGAACCTTTTGCCCATCCCGGTCCTTGACGGAGGACACCTGCTCTTCTTCGGCATAGAGACTGTGATGCGCCGTCCGCTGAATGAAAAACTGCAGGCCGTTGCCACCAAAGCAGGTCT
- a CDS encoding 1-deoxy-D-xylulose-5-phosphate reductoisomerase encodes MQTYISPWPVTAELPEFPRTVSILGSTGSIGTSTLKVIKQHPDLFRIKALAGARNAKLLSEQAAEHRPDYLAVLTEETARELKSMLPAGYEPEILTGPEAYITLASLDEVTMVLSSIVGAAGFEPTLAAAEKGKMIALANKESLVLGGHIIREACKRTGAVILPVDSEHNALFQGLAGHSADEVSRLILTASGGPFRGRTKEFLKTVTRDQALAHPNWDMGAKISIDSATLMNKGLEFIEACHLYGLPPEQVDVVVHPQSIIHSLVEYVDGSQLGHLGLPDMQIPIAYCMCFPKRVPLELKKLNLAEVGTLTFEKPDLDVFPCLKHAADAFSAGQSHPIVLNAANEVAVDLFLKEKIGFTDIPSIIGKALDAHPGCNVEEAGSVLELDAKTRRDVTASII; translated from the coding sequence TTGCAGACATACATTTCACCCTGGCCGGTAACAGCGGAACTGCCGGAATTTCCCAGAACGGTTTCCATTCTGGGCAGTACAGGTTCCATAGGAACAAGCACCCTCAAAGTCATCAAACAACACCCGGACCTGTTCAGGATAAAAGCGCTGGCAGGAGCAAGGAACGCAAAACTCCTTTCCGAACAGGCTGCCGAACACCGTCCGGACTATCTGGCAGTTCTCACTGAAGAAACAGCCCGCGAACTGAAAAGCATGCTGCCTGCCGGATACGAACCGGAAATACTGACCGGCCCGGAAGCGTACATCACACTGGCATCTCTGGATGAAGTGACCATGGTGCTCTCTTCCATAGTTGGAGCTGCCGGATTCGAACCGACTCTGGCCGCTGCCGAAAAAGGCAAAATGATCGCGCTCGCCAACAAGGAATCCCTTGTGCTGGGCGGACACATCATCCGCGAAGCCTGCAAGCGCACCGGCGCGGTGATCCTTCCTGTCGACTCCGAACACAACGCCCTGTTTCAGGGACTGGCCGGACACAGTGCAGATGAAGTAAGCAGACTCATACTTACGGCATCCGGCGGACCTTTCCGCGGCAGAACAAAGGAATTTCTCAAGACCGTGACCCGCGATCAGGCACTGGCCCACCCTAACTGGGACATGGGCGCAAAAATCAGCATCGATTCCGCAACGCTCATGAACAAGGGGCTTGAATTCATCGAGGCATGCCATCTGTACGGACTTCCGCCGGAACAGGTGGATGTGGTAGTGCACCCGCAGTCCATAATTCACTCGCTGGTCGAATATGTGGATGGATCACAACTGGGGCACCTCGGCCTTCCGGACATGCAGATTCCCATAGCCTACTGCATGTGCTTCCCGAAACGTGTTCCTCTTGAACTGAAGAAGCTCAACCTTGCGGAAGTCGGAACCCTGACCTTTGAAAAACCGGACCTTGATGTCTTTCCCTGCCTCAAACATGCAGCAGATGCATTTTCAGCCGGGCAGAGCCATCCCATTGTGCTGAACGCGGCCAACGAAGTGGCTGTTGATCTGTTCTTAAAGGAAAAAATCGGCTTTACCGACATTCCCTCAATAATCGGGAAGGCCCTTGATGCGCATCCCGGCTGCAATGTGGAAGAAGCCGGATCGGTACTGGAATTGGACGCCAAAACAAGGCGTGACGTAACTGCATCGATTATTTAA
- a CDS encoding phosphatidate cytidylyltransferase: MPLSSLQQRIITSLLLIATLAAALIMRGKVLTGALTVFCIIAMHEFYGMFWQDKANRIARYMGMCAGAGIVMTSALVSPVWMLLTLIGAFWLFNFRFLISFSARGDLASYRDSLILFAGVVYIPVTLQFINSMTSLEIFFVLLSSSASDTVAFYTGTFFGKKKIWPQISPKKSWAGSIGGFLGCIICCTVYGLLLGDASITEWLILGAALNIAAQMGDFFESALKRKLQIKDSGKILPGHGGVLDRIDSLVLALPVYVLAKQIHAYF, encoded by the coding sequence ATGCCCTTAAGCAGCCTTCAACAACGGATAATTACATCTCTACTGCTCATCGCCACACTGGCCGCCGCCCTCATCATGAGGGGAAAGGTTCTCACCGGGGCGCTCACTGTTTTCTGCATAATCGCCATGCACGAGTTCTACGGCATGTTCTGGCAGGACAAAGCCAACAGAATAGCCAGATACATGGGCATGTGCGCCGGGGCGGGAATAGTCATGACCTCAGCGCTGGTATCCCCTGTCTGGATGCTGCTCACACTTATCGGGGCATTCTGGCTTTTCAACTTCAGATTTCTGATCTCGTTCAGCGCAAGGGGAGATCTGGCTTCCTATCGCGACAGCCTGATCCTCTTCGCCGGGGTTGTATACATACCGGTAACCCTGCAGTTCATTAACTCCATGACCAGTCTGGAGATTTTTTTCGTACTGCTGTCATCTTCCGCCTCCGATACTGTCGCCTTTTATACCGGGACATTTTTCGGCAAAAAGAAGATCTGGCCGCAGATAAGCCCGAAAAAATCGTGGGCCGGTTCCATCGGCGGATTCCTCGGCTGCATAATATGCTGCACAGTATACGGGCTGCTGCTTGGAGATGCATCGATCACCGAATGGCTGATTCTCGGTGCCGCTCTGAACATAGCAGCCCAGATGGGCGACTTTTTCGAATCGGCACTCAAACGCAAACTCCAGATCAAGGATTCCGGCAAGATTCTGCCCGGTCACGGCGGAGTGCTGGACCGCATCGACAGTCTGGTGCTGGCCCTGCCGGTCTATGTTCTGGCAAAACAGATTCATGCATATTTTTAA
- a CDS encoding HD domain-containing phosphohydrolase, translating to MSKIKVDMTAIGSAGIEDVLNEVVEKSGKAGCRRAMESGSCPLRNSVSDLFGMQLNLVDRLTEIGLALSGETNLERLLEMIVDEARVLTRADAGTLYIVDRENRRLEFSILQNDTMKVRMGGTSGNEITLPPVPLYGPGNKPNKSNVSSYCALTGETVNIADVYEAEGFDFTGPRKYDAATGYRSKSMLVIALKNHEQDIIGVLQLLNALTEDGEVIEFSGDVVDIIGSLASQAAIALTNTQLIQGLKELLYSVIQSIAAAIDAKSPYTNGHIERVVTITMMIAEKVNSMTDGKYADVCFSEDEMEELKLAAWMHDVGKISIPEHVVDKSTKLETIFDRAELVDARFRLIAETIKTRKLQDTVEAMKNGAGEDEISEIDSRYADVLSETEEARNFILGCNIPKEFMSDDRIERVKEIAARTYQSNGETFNWLTEDEVKNLCIRKGTLTDEERKVIESHARITHEMLSRLPFPKRLTRVPEYAAGHHEKLDGSGYPNGLDESRLPLQARIMAVADIFEALTAKDRPYKKPMKLSQAVKILGFMVKDRHIDPDICSLFIDSGMHMDYAKAELDPTQLEDD from the coding sequence TTGTCGAAAATAAAGGTTGATATGACTGCTATCGGTTCTGCCGGCATTGAGGATGTTCTCAACGAGGTGGTCGAGAAGTCCGGTAAGGCCGGTTGCCGCAGAGCTATGGAGAGCGGTTCGTGTCCCTTGCGCAACAGTGTCAGCGATCTTTTCGGGATGCAGCTGAATCTGGTGGACAGGCTTACCGAGATAGGGTTGGCCCTTTCAGGGGAAACCAACCTGGAACGGCTGCTGGAAATGATTGTTGATGAGGCGCGCGTATTGACCCGTGCCGATGCGGGAACTCTTTACATTGTAGACCGGGAAAACCGCAGACTCGAATTTTCCATTCTCCAGAATGATACCATGAAAGTACGGATGGGCGGAACAAGCGGAAACGAGATAACCCTTCCTCCCGTACCCCTTTACGGCCCCGGCAATAAGCCCAACAAATCGAATGTGTCCTCCTATTGTGCGCTGACAGGGGAGACCGTCAACATTGCAGATGTTTACGAAGCTGAAGGTTTCGACTTTACCGGTCCCCGCAAGTATGACGCCGCTACTGGCTATCGTTCCAAGTCAATGCTTGTCATTGCCCTGAAGAACCACGAGCAGGACATAATAGGCGTTCTTCAGCTCCTCAACGCTTTGACCGAAGACGGCGAGGTTATAGAATTTTCCGGGGACGTGGTTGATATTATAGGTTCCCTGGCCTCACAGGCGGCAATTGCGCTGACCAATACCCAGCTTATCCAGGGGCTCAAGGAACTGCTTTATTCTGTAATCCAGAGTATCGCAGCGGCAATTGACGCAAAGTCTCCTTATACAAACGGGCATATCGAACGGGTCGTGACCATTACCATGATGATCGCCGAGAAGGTCAACTCCATGACTGATGGTAAATATGCCGATGTGTGCTTTAGCGAAGATGAGATGGAAGAATTGAAGCTTGCGGCATGGATGCACGATGTGGGCAAGATTTCCATTCCGGAGCATGTGGTGGACAAGTCCACCAAGCTCGAAACCATTTTCGACCGTGCCGAACTTGTGGATGCCCGGTTCAGGCTTATTGCCGAAACAATAAAGACCAGAAAGCTTCAGGATACCGTCGAGGCCATGAAGAACGGGGCGGGAGAAGATGAAATTTCGGAAATAGATTCCCGTTATGCCGATGTGTTGAGCGAGACGGAGGAAGCCCGCAATTTTATTCTTGGCTGCAATATCCCCAAGGAATTCATGTCCGATGACCGCATAGAGCGGGTGAAGGAAATAGCTGCCCGGACCTACCAGAGCAACGGCGAAACTTTCAACTGGCTTACTGAGGATGAGGTGAAAAACCTCTGTATCCGCAAGGGAACTCTCACAGACGAAGAACGCAAGGTCATAGAAAGCCATGCCCGCATTACTCATGAAATGCTTTCGCGACTGCCTTTCCCCAAACGACTTACCCGTGTTCCGGAATATGCAGCAGGCCATCATGAAAAGCTGGATGGATCGGGATATCCGAACGGTCTGGACGAAAGCAGACTGCCTCTGCAGGCCAGAATAATGGCTGTTGCCGATATTTTCGAGGCGCTCACTGCCAAGGACCGGCCGTACAAGAAGCCCATGAAACTCTCACAGGCCGTTAAAATTTTAGGTTTCATGGTCAAAGACCGCCACATTGATCCCGATATCTGCAGCTTGTTCATAGATTCGGGAATGCATATGGATTACGCAAAGGCGGAACTTGATCCCACGCAGCTTGAAGACGATTGA